The genomic segment CGCTGAGCGAACTGTGCTGGCCCACCGCGACTCCGGGTACCGGCGCGGCCGAGGACGCCGAGCTGGCCGGCACCGCCTGACCGGCTGCCTCGTGGGCGCCGAGCTGGCCGGCACCGCCTGAGCGGCTGCCCCGAGAAGGCGGGGCCTCGCCTGCCCGGCTGTCCGGAGGGTGCGGGGCCCCGCCTGCCCGGCGGGCGCCCCCGCCATCGACCTTCCGGTCACCGACTCTGCGGCCAGGCACTCCTGGCCTCCGGCCCCGCGCTGGACCTCCCGCCCCGCTCGCCTTCCGACCCCGTGCTGGCCCTCCGTCTCCGACTTTCCGATCGTGCGGTCGTGCGGTCGTGCGGTCGTGCGGTCGTGCGGTCCGGCGGTCCGGCGGTCCGGCGGTCCGGCGGCGCCGGCCACGCACGGTCAGCGCGGCAGTGCGGACCACGGTGTGCCAGGTCACGATTCGGCCACGACGAATCAACACGTGTTGCTTCTGTTAACCGCCTCGTCACACCATCTTCGGCAACTGATGCAGCAACACGCGTTGCTAGGAGGTTCGGTGGCCGTACGCCGGGCAGATGTGGCGAAGCTGGCGGGTACCTCGCCGGCGGTCGTGAGCTACGTGCTCAACGGAGGACCGCGCGGTGTCGCGCCGGAGACCAAGGCCCGGGTGCTCGCCGCGATCGAGCAACTCGGCTACCGGCCCAACGGCATCGCCCGGTCGCTGCGGCTCAACCGGACCATGACCTTCGGGCTGCTGGTACCGGACACCTCGAACCCGTTCTTCGCCCAGCTGGCCCGCGCCATCGAGGAGGCGGCGTTCGCCGAGAACTACACGCTGCTGATCGGGAACGCCGCCGAGGACGACGCCCGGCAGACGGCGTACGTGCGGACCTTCCTCGCCCGCCGCGTCGACGGCCTGTTCCTGGTGCCCGCGCACGGACCGACCAGCTGCCTGCCCGAACTGCAGCAGTCCGGCGTCGCCTGGGTGACGCTCGACCGGCAGACCCCGGGCCGGTACGCCGCGGCCGTGATGGCCGACCACCGCGGCGGCGCCCGTACCGCCACCGAGCACCTGCTCGCGCACGGCCGGCGCCGCATCGGCTGCATCGCCGGCCCGGAAGACGTGGTACCGGCGAACGCCCGGGTCACCGGCTGGCGCGACGCGCTGGCCGAGGCCGGGGTACGCCCCAGCGAGATGTCGGTGTGGCACGGCTCCTTCGGCCGCCGGGCCGGGTACCGAGCCGCGCGGGAGATGCTCGCCGACGGCCGGTTCGACGCGGTGTTCGTGGCCAGCGACCAGCAGGCGATCGGGGTGCTGCGGGCGATGCAGGACCTCGGCATCCGGTGCCCCGACGACGTGGCCGTCGCCTCGTTCGACGGGATCGCCGCCGCCGCGTACACCTCGCCGGCGCTGACCACGATGGCGCAGCCGTTCGACGAGCTGGGCCAGACCGCGGTACGCCGGCTGCTGGACCGCCTGGACGACCCGGACGCGGACACCGCGAGTTCGGTGCTGCCGGTCGACCTGGTAGCGCGTGGCTCCTGCGGCTGCCCCGATCCGGTCGTCGGCGACGAGTCCGGTGCGGACGGCGACGCGCCGGCCCCGGGCGACGAAGCGGGGCTGCACACCGACGCGCCGAACCCGGGCGACGACGCGGGGGTACCGGCATGAGTCGGGTCGTCGTGGTCGGCAGCGCGAACGTGGACGTCACCACCCAGGTACCCACGCTGCCGGCGCCGGGGCAGACGTTGCTGGCGACCGGCACCGCG from the Actinocatenispora thailandica genome contains:
- a CDS encoding LacI family DNA-binding transcriptional regulator, which gives rise to MAVRRADVAKLAGTSPAVVSYVLNGGPRGVAPETKARVLAAIEQLGYRPNGIARSLRLNRTMTFGLLVPDTSNPFFAQLARAIEEAAFAENYTLLIGNAAEDDARQTAYVRTFLARRVDGLFLVPAHGPTSCLPELQQSGVAWVTLDRQTPGRYAAAVMADHRGGARTATEHLLAHGRRRIGCIAGPEDVVPANARVTGWRDALAEAGVRPSEMSVWHGSFGRRAGYRAAREMLADGRFDAVFVASDQQAIGVLRAMQDLGIRCPDDVAVASFDGIAAAAYTSPALTTMAQPFDELGQTAVRRLLDRLDDPDADTASSVLPVDLVARGSCGCPDPVVGDESGADGDAPAPGDEAGLHTDAPNPGDDAGVPA